A window of the Butyricimonas virosa genome harbors these coding sequences:
- a CDS encoding TlpA family protein disulfide reductase yields the protein MRLKHYLSCMLILLSFVTVNAQEKKELKEGDQAPTFKYLDINGKEVSLSDLKGKYVYIDVWATWCGPCQYELPHLKELEKKMHGKKIVFVSISCDKDKAAWEKMVKEQGLGGVQLHNGGDREFMTAFGIRGIPRFILLDKEGKIVNPNMTRPSNPETEKTLKALKGI from the coding sequence ATGAGATTAAAGCATTATTTATCCTGTATGTTGATCTTGTTGTCATTTGTTACAGTGAATGCACAAGAGAAAAAAGAGTTAAAAGAAGGGGATCAAGCTCCCACGTTTAAATATCTGGATATAAATGGTAAGGAAGTTTCCTTGAGTGATTTGAAGGGTAAATATGTCTATATTGACGTGTGGGCTACATGGTGTGGACCTTGTCAGTATGAGCTTCCTCATTTGAAAGAGTTGGAGAAAAAGATGCATGGGAAGAAAATTGTGTTCGTAAGTATTTCTTGCGATAAAGATAAAGCTGCTTGGGAGAAAATGGTGAAGGAACAAGGTTTGGGCGGAGTTCAATTACACAATGGTGGAGATCGTGAATTCATGACCGCTTTCGGTATCAGAGGTATTCCTCGTTTTATCCTGTTAGACAAGGAAGGAAAGATTGTAAATCCTAATATGACACGTCCGTCTAACCCGGAAACGGAAAAGACGCTGAAGGCGTTGAAAGGAATCTAG
- a CDS encoding YccF domain-containing protein: protein MKILGNIIWVLFGGFFVALEYFVSSIGLFITIIGIPFGIQTLKLGVLALWPFGSQVVDIPQSSGCLSFLMNVIWFFIGGIWIFLSHLLFGVIFCITIIGIPFGMQHFKLARLAITPFGHDVL from the coding sequence ATGAAAATTCTTGGAAATATTATCTGGGTCCTGTTCGGCGGTTTCTTCGTCGCACTAGAATACTTTGTATCCAGCATAGGTTTGTTTATCACGATCATCGGAATTCCTTTCGGGATACAAACCCTAAAACTCGGAGTGCTGGCCCTCTGGCCTTTCGGCAGTCAGGTGGTAGACATCCCGCAAAGTAGTGGCTGTCTTTCCTTTCTCATGAATGTCATCTGGTTCTTCATAGGGGGAATATGGATATTCTTGTCCCATCTCCTTTTCGGGGTAATCTTCTGCATCACCATCATCGGTATCCCTTTCGGCATGCAACATTTCAAACTGGCCCGCTTGGCCATCACCCCCTTCGGTCACGACGTTCTATAA
- the trxA gene encoding thioredoxin, whose protein sequence is MIEHLTKDSFKQKVFDYQNSRVYRFEGERPVVIDFYTNWCVPCKTIAPILEELQREYEGKVDIYKVDSDMEKELVKAFNVRSIPTLMFVPVEGQPQVGCGAVSKGELKHFFNQVFHI, encoded by the coding sequence ATGATCGAACATTTGACAAAGGATAGTTTTAAACAGAAAGTGTTTGACTACCAGAATAGCAGAGTGTATAGATTCGAGGGAGAGCGTCCGGTAGTGATAGATTTCTACACGAACTGGTGTGTCCCGTGTAAGACCATAGCCCCGATTCTGGAAGAATTGCAGCGAGAGTACGAGGGGAAAGTTGATATTTACAAGGTGGATAGCGATATGGAGAAGGAGTTGGTGAAGGCTTTCAATGTGCGGAGTATCCCGACCTTGATGTTTGTTCCCGTGGAGGGGCAGCCACAAGTGGGATGCGGGGCTGTGTCTAAGGGGGAATTAAAACATTTCTTTAATCAAGTATTTCATATTTGA
- a CDS encoding SulP family inorganic anion transporter, with amino-acid sequence MEKVFSPKLFGLIKDGSVKKNLSKDILAGIVVGIVALPLAIAFAVASGVSPEKGIITAIVAGFLISFFGGSRVQIGGPTGAFIIIVYGIVNDYGLDGMIISTIFAGVIMIGFGMLRLGTLLKFIPHPLIVGFTSGIALTIFSTQISSALGLTLTDVPGSFIGKWGAYFRGMDTVNWYAVGITVVTVLIAVYMPKITSRVPGSFVAILVVTPIVAFLLPEGAVTTIGSEFGEIKCNLTPVFPSIEWDQLSHYLQPAMTIAILGAIESLLSAVVADGMISGHHRSNTELIAQGIANIASPLFGGIPATGAIARTATNVKNGGRTPIAGITHAVVLLLIMLFFGKWASLIPMSCLAGILIVVSYNMSEWRSFRSILRASMSDVVILLVTFFLTVLVDLTVAIEIGVVLAALLFMKRMADNAPKEIIGATNMDSDVLENYKNLPKGLGIYEISGPFFFGSAKTYCETIRNLGVNYDVLIIRMRHVPFVDSTGLKNLRETILQLKNEGTYIVLSGVSESVKKDLLKGGIGELVGVENIYPKFDLALQAAKEKIEEK; translated from the coding sequence ATGGAAAAGGTGTTTAGTCCGAAGTTATTCGGATTAATTAAAGACGGTTCGGTAAAGAAGAATTTATCGAAAGATATTCTTGCCGGAATCGTGGTAGGTATCGTGGCCTTACCGTTGGCAATCGCTTTTGCCGTGGCCTCGGGAGTTTCTCCTGAAAAGGGGATTATAACGGCTATCGTGGCCGGGTTTCTCATTTCGTTTTTTGGTGGTAGCCGGGTACAGATCGGTGGTCCCACGGGAGCTTTTATCATTATTGTCTACGGGATTGTAAATGATTACGGTCTGGACGGGATGATTATTTCAACGATATTTGCCGGGGTGATCATGATCGGATTCGGTATGTTGCGGTTGGGGACTTTGCTGAAGTTTATCCCTCACCCGTTGATTGTCGGTTTTACTTCCGGTATCGCTTTGACGATATTCTCCACGCAAATATCCAGCGCATTGGGATTGACGCTGACTGATGTGCCGGGGAGTTTTATCGGTAAGTGGGGCGCTTATTTCAGGGGGATGGATACGGTGAACTGGTATGCCGTGGGAATCACGGTCGTGACCGTGTTGATAGCGGTGTATATGCCGAAGATCACGAGCCGGGTGCCGGGTTCGTTTGTCGCTATACTGGTGGTCACGCCTATCGTGGCTTTCCTTTTGCCGGAAGGTGCGGTGACGACGATCGGTTCCGAGTTCGGGGAGATTAAATGTAATTTGACCCCGGTGTTCCCGTCTATCGAGTGGGATCAGTTGTCTCATTACTTGCAGCCTGCCATGACGATAGCCATTTTAGGTGCTATCGAGTCGTTATTGTCTGCGGTGGTGGCTGACGGTATGATTAGTGGGCACCATCGTTCGAATACAGAGTTGATAGCCCAGGGGATTGCTAATATTGCCTCTCCTTTGTTTGGTGGTATTCCTGCCACGGGAGCTATTGCCCGTACGGCAACCAACGTGAAGAATGGGGGACGTACCCCGATTGCCGGAATCACCCATGCTGTGGTGCTATTGCTAATCATGTTGTTCTTTGGGAAATGGGCGTCTTTGATTCCGATGTCATGTCTGGCGGGAATCCTGATTGTGGTATCTTATAATATGAGTGAATGGCGGTCATTCCGTTCTATTTTACGGGCTTCCATGTCCGACGTGGTGATTTTGTTGGTGACATTCTTCTTGACCGTGTTGGTGGATCTGACCGTGGCGATTGAAATTGGTGTTGTGTTGGCTGCCCTGTTGTTTATGAAGCGTATGGCGGATAATGCCCCGAAGGAGATTATCGGTGCCACGAATATGGATAGTGATGTGCTTGAGAATTATAAGAATTTGCCAAAAGGTTTGGGTATATACGAGATTAGCGGGCCGTTTTTCTTCGGGTCGGCAAAGACATATTGTGAAACAATTCGTAACTTGGGCGTGAATTACGATGTGCTGATTATTCGTATGCGTCATGTTCCTTTCGTGGACTCTACCGGGTTGAAGAATCTAAGGGAGACGATTCTCCAATTAAAGAACGAGGGTACGTATATCGTTTTATCGGGAGTGAGCGAATCGGTGAAAAAGGATTTGTTGAAGGGAGGAATCGGTGAGCTTGTCGGGGTTGAGAATATTTACCCGAAATTCGATTTGGCTTTACAGGCTGCGAAAGAGAAGATTGAAGAGAAATAA
- a CDS encoding amidophosphoribosyltransferase: MSGFFGCVSRKDCVADVFYGTDYHSHLGTKRAGLAFYNGTEFNRSIHSLESAYFRNKFEPELDRFAGSNLGIGVISDMESQPITVTSHLGRFAVVVVGRLANLDEIVDEFLKERKHFAELSSSTVNPTEAVAMLINAGNTFKEGIENVYNKVKGSCSFLILTETGIYAARDKYGRTPIILGKNEHGYVVASESSSFTNLGYTIVRDIQPREALQITRDGITQVTTPGCKKQICSFLWVYYGYPSSYYEGINVEDARYRCGAAIAEKDDVKVDYVAGIPDSGVGHAIGYSNARCLPYKRPFVKYTPTWPRSFMPQNQAMRDLVAKMKLLPNEAFTRDARILFLDDSIVRGTQLKDNVVKLKECGVKEVHMRIACPPLVYPCVFLNFSSSRSNFDLFTRRVIRDLEGTSDLTEEILKPYTDPDSDKYKKMLEVMAQHLQLDSLKFQRLEDIVKAIGLPKEELCTHCWDNSSYM, from the coding sequence ATGAGCGGATTTTTTGGCTGTGTATCTCGTAAGGATTGTGTTGCCGACGTGTTTTACGGCACAGACTACCATTCTCATCTGGGAACGAAACGTGCGGGACTTGCTTTTTATAACGGGACGGAATTTAATCGTTCCATCCATAGTTTGGAGAGTGCCTATTTCCGGAATAAATTTGAACCGGAATTGGATCGTTTTGCCGGGTCTAACTTGGGGATCGGGGTGATCAGTGATATGGAATCGCAGCCCATCACGGTGACCTCGCATTTGGGACGGTTTGCTGTCGTGGTGGTTGGTCGTTTGGCTAATTTGGACGAGATTGTGGACGAGTTTCTGAAGGAACGCAAGCATTTTGCCGAATTGTCGAGTTCGACAGTGAACCCGACGGAGGCAGTCGCCATGTTGATTAATGCCGGAAATACGTTTAAGGAGGGAATCGAGAATGTGTATAACAAGGTCAAGGGGTCTTGCTCCTTTTTGATCCTGACGGAGACGGGAATTTATGCGGCTCGGGATAAATACGGTCGGACTCCGATTATCCTAGGAAAAAATGAGCATGGTTATGTAGTGGCCAGCGAGAGTTCTTCGTTCACGAATCTGGGGTACACGATCGTGCGGGATATTCAACCGCGGGAAGCTTTGCAGATTACCCGGGATGGGATCACGCAAGTGACTACTCCGGGATGTAAGAAACAGATATGCTCTTTCTTGTGGGTGTATTACGGTTACCCTTCTTCTTATTACGAGGGGATTAACGTGGAAGATGCCCGTTATCGTTGTGGAGCAGCTATTGCCGAAAAGGATGACGTGAAGGTGGATTATGTGGCGGGAATACCTGATTCGGGAGTTGGTCATGCGATTGGTTACTCGAATGCCCGTTGCCTGCCGTACAAGCGCCCGTTCGTGAAGTACACGCCCACGTGGCCCCGTAGTTTTATGCCGCAGAATCAAGCCATGCGGGATTTAGTGGCCAAGATGAAATTATTACCTAACGAGGCATTTACGCGGGATGCCCGGATTCTTTTCTTGGATGATTCGATTGTGCGAGGAACGCAGTTGAAGGATAATGTGGTGAAATTGAAGGAATGCGGGGTGAAGGAAGTGCATATGCGGATTGCTTGTCCCCCGCTGGTATATCCTTGCGTGTTCTTGAATTTCTCTTCTTCCCGTTCTAATTTTGATTTGTTTACCCGTCGGGTGATCCGGGATTTAGAGGGTACGTCCGATTTGACGGAAGAGATTTTAAAACCGTATACCGATCCCGATTCGGATAAATACAAGAAGATGTTGGAGGTGATGGCTCAGCATTTACAGCTGGACTCATTGAAATTCCAACGTCTGGAAGATATTGTGAAGGCAATCGGATTGCCGAAGGAGGAGCTTTGTACCCACTGTTGGGACAATTCTTCTTATATGTAA
- a CDS encoding cytochrome d ubiquinol oxidase subunit II — MNMEFLQHYWWILISLLGGLLVFLLFVQGGQTLLYTIAKTEDERNLLVNSLGRKWEFTFTTLVVFGGAFFASFPLFYSTSFGGAYLAWMVVLFCFVIQAVSYEYRRKAGNLLGEKTYNIFLIINGVIGTICIGAVVGSFFTGNPFKLGEMNDVTWMSPWRGIEVLFNVANLCLGLAIFFLARTLASLYFMNNIKHDVIYERSKKQVLYNSIPFVVLLLAFLAIILLGKGYAIMEDKSIQLVPYKYFHNLLEMPLNTLILLIGVVGVLFGIIKSILKPHWRKGIWFSGIGIVLAVIALFIVAGFNNTAFYPSYTDLNSSLTIHNASSSLYTLKTMAYVSLASPIVLAYIFYAWRALNKKQIDIQDVKDDHHAY, encoded by the coding sequence ATGAATATGGAATTTCTTCAACACTATTGGTGGATTTTAATATCATTACTTGGCGGATTGCTCGTATTCCTGCTGTTCGTGCAAGGAGGACAAACACTATTATATACCATTGCCAAGACCGAAGATGAACGTAATCTCTTGGTCAACAGTTTGGGACGTAAATGGGAATTCACGTTTACCACATTGGTCGTATTCGGAGGTGCATTTTTTGCCAGTTTTCCGCTATTCTATTCAACCAGTTTCGGGGGAGCTTATCTCGCTTGGATGGTTGTACTATTCTGTTTCGTGATACAAGCCGTTTCCTACGAGTATCGCCGGAAAGCCGGCAACCTGCTCGGGGAAAAGACCTACAACATATTTCTGATCATTAACGGGGTCATCGGCACCATCTGTATCGGTGCCGTTGTCGGGTCTTTCTTCACGGGTAACCCGTTTAAACTGGGAGAAATGAACGATGTCACCTGGATGAGCCCTTGGAGAGGCATCGAGGTGCTGTTCAATGTCGCAAACCTCTGTCTGGGTCTAGCCATATTCTTCTTGGCCCGTACATTAGCCTCCCTCTATTTTATGAATAACATCAAACACGATGTAATCTACGAAAGAAGTAAAAAGCAAGTATTATACAACTCTATCCCTTTCGTTGTACTTCTACTTGCCTTCCTAGCCATCATATTGTTGGGCAAGGGTTATGCGATTATGGAAGATAAGAGCATCCAGCTCGTCCCGTACAAATATTTCCACAACCTACTGGAAATGCCTCTGAACACGCTTATTTTACTGATCGGGGTTGTCGGAGTTTTATTCGGGATCATCAAATCCATCCTGAAACCTCACTGGAGAAAAGGAATCTGGTTCTCCGGAATCGGAATCGTCTTGGCTGTAATCGCCCTGTTTATCGTGGCAGGATTCAATAACACGGCATTCTACCCGTCATACACGGATCTCAACTCGTCCTTGACCATTCATAATGCCTCATCTTCTCTCTACACGTTGAAAACCATGGCATACGTATCACTGGCCTCCCCGATCGTGCTGGCCTATATATTCTACGCTTGGCGGGCCCTCAACAAAAAACAGATTGACATACAAGATGTGAAAGACGACCACCATGCGTATTAA